A single region of the Pseudothermotoga sp. genome encodes:
- a CDS encoding S41 family peptidase, whose protein sequence is MRKNLLVVIGIAVVVVLTSWFLSGAISPRDVDKALTPFYQTLSYILNAYYERDSIDLNKIINSAIDGLVKGLGDDFSYYEGPEQVEEKQIEMEGQYGGLGIEVTYDSEYKAVKVIAPMYGTPAWRVGLKPGDRIVSIDDQPVSEMEYMEAVRKLRGQPGTKVRIKVLREGVKELLTFEIVREVIQIIPVKHAYIETAKGRVGYVMITRFGAKTSQEMAAALDEIFQKGVQGILLDLRNNPGGYLNSAIDVASYFIDKGVIVKTRNAYGVEEVYESKGNRYPNVPVVVLVNKGSASASEIVTGALKDHGLAKIVGQKTFGKGSVQTGFPLANGGTLYLTTARYMTPSGKDIHRTGIEPDVLVQEESEVPRETLVYDYTKKVVEVNLEDPFIAKGLETLLRLIK, encoded by the coding sequence ATGAGGAAAAACCTGCTTGTGGTGATTGGTATTGCCGTTGTAGTTGTCCTCACCAGTTGGTTTTTGAGTGGAGCTATCAGCCCAAGGGATGTTGACAAAGCTTTAACGCCTTTCTACCAAACCCTCTCATATATTTTGAACGCCTACTACGAAAGAGATAGTATCGATCTGAACAAAATCATCAATTCAGCGATCGATGGCCTTGTGAAAGGTTTAGGTGATGATTTTTCTTACTATGAAGGACCTGAACAAGTTGAAGAAAAACAGATTGAGATGGAAGGACAATACGGTGGCCTTGGTATAGAAGTGACATACGATAGTGAGTATAAGGCTGTCAAGGTTATAGCACCCATGTACGGAACACCAGCATGGCGAGTTGGATTGAAACCAGGAGACAGGATCGTTTCCATAGACGATCAACCAGTGAGCGAGATGGAGTATATGGAAGCTGTTCGAAAGTTAAGGGGCCAACCTGGAACGAAAGTGAGAATAAAAGTCCTTCGAGAGGGTGTGAAAGAATTATTGACATTTGAGATTGTGAGGGAGGTCATCCAAATCATCCCAGTCAAACATGCTTATATTGAGACTGCAAAGGGACGAGTTGGCTACGTGATGATAACACGCTTTGGTGCGAAAACCTCACAAGAAATGGCTGCAGCTTTGGATGAAATCTTTCAAAAAGGCGTGCAAGGTATTTTACTAGATCTCAGGAACAATCCAGGAGGCTATTTGAACAGTGCCATAGACGTTGCAAGTTATTTCATAGACAAAGGGGTAATCGTGAAAACGAGAAACGCTTACGGTGTGGAGGAGGTTTATGAATCCAAGGGCAACAGATATCCGAATGTTCCTGTGGTAGTTTTAGTGAACAAAGGATCTGCATCTGCCTCAGAGATAGTCACAGGAGCATTGAAAGACCACGGATTGGCCAAGATCGTTGGTCAGAAAACGTTCGGAAAAGGCTCAGTTCAAACGGGTTTCCCTCTAGCAAACGGTGGTACTCTCTATCTAACAACAGCCAGGTACATGACACCCTCAGGGAAGGATATTCACAGAACAGGTATTGAACCAGATGTGCTGGTTCAAGAAGAAAGCGAAGTTCCAAGGGAAACTCTCGTTTATGATTACACAAAGAAGGTTGTTGAAGTAAATCTAGAAGACCCATTCATCGCTAAAGGATTAGAAACTTTGCTGAGGCTGATTAAATGA
- a CDS encoding glycosyltransferase family 4 protein, translating to MRIAMFTETYIPQRNGVATSVFLYKRALEERGHQVYVVTTVGDNSDDIFVLKSSQFKYESNHVIPLNGRLLPVLDFVRNKAVEVIHSHAPFALGLRALAAQKYLKLPHVHTYHTLLVEYRHYIPKPLTPSKESVAEFSAWFCNMVNHIIAPTENIKQELVRYGIVKPIHVIPTGIDVDSFEKSPSFDVRHRHGISKNTKLLLYVGRLAKEKNVTFLLHVLKNLLDRKNDVHLILVGDGPERTQLEEEAKQLEIEDRVTFTGAIARETLVNYYRQADVFTFASTTETQGLVVLESLASGTPVVAVAKMGVANVLKDGEGAFLLKEVDLQEFTDKIELLLSDPKLSDEMKLKGKVYVKKHWSIQKTVEELEKVYQMSISEGAVEVEYYSSVWLEIMIEKMKQISSKIFTAGGGRRVTFAPFSRTRSR from the coding sequence GTGAGAATTGCGATGTTCACTGAAACCTATATCCCCCAAAGGAATGGTGTGGCAACCTCTGTCTTTCTCTACAAACGAGCGCTGGAAGAACGAGGCCATCAAGTTTATGTGGTCACGACCGTTGGTGATAACAGTGATGACATCTTCGTATTGAAAAGTAGTCAATTCAAGTATGAATCGAACCATGTGATACCTTTGAATGGCCGATTGTTGCCCGTTCTTGATTTCGTTCGCAACAAAGCTGTTGAAGTTATACACAGTCATGCTCCATTCGCCCTAGGTTTGAGAGCTCTTGCAGCTCAAAAATATTTGAAACTTCCGCACGTACACACGTATCACACACTCTTGGTAGAGTATCGCCACTACATTCCAAAACCTCTCACACCTTCTAAGGAAAGTGTTGCAGAGTTTTCGGCTTGGTTCTGCAACATGGTCAACCATATAATCGCACCGACTGAGAACATCAAGCAAGAGTTAGTACGCTATGGTATAGTCAAGCCCATACATGTGATACCTACTGGTATCGATGTTGATTCCTTTGAAAAGTCCCCAAGCTTCGATGTGCGTCATAGGCACGGAATATCAAAGAACACAAAGCTGTTACTCTACGTTGGGAGACTAGCGAAGGAAAAGAATGTGACCTTTCTCCTCCACGTACTCAAAAACCTTTTGGATAGAAAGAACGATGTGCATCTAATACTCGTTGGTGACGGACCTGAAAGGACTCAACTTGAAGAAGAAGCGAAGCAACTTGAGATTGAAGATAGAGTCACTTTCACTGGTGCGATAGCTCGAGAAACTTTAGTTAACTATTATCGACAAGCTGACGTTTTCACCTTCGCTTCAACGACAGAAACGCAAGGTTTGGTGGTACTAGAATCACTGGCTTCTGGAACACCTGTGGTAGCTGTGGCGAAAATGGGTGTCGCGAATGTTCTGAAAGATGGAGAAGGTGCTTTCCTATTGAAAGAAGTTGACTTGCAAGAATTCACCGACAAAATAGAATTGCTACTTTCTGATCCGAAGTTGTCCGATGAAATGAAATTAAAAGGAAAAGTTTATGTGAAGAAACACTGGTCGATACAAAAAACAGTGGAAGAGCTTGAAAAGGTCTACCAAATGAGCATCTCAGAAGGTGCAGTTGAGGTGGAGTATTACAGTAGTGTTTGGTTAGAGATCATGATAGAGAAAATGAAGCAAATCTCAAGCAAGATTTTTACTGCAGGAGGTGGCAGGCGTGTTACCTTTGCACCTTTTTCTCGGACACGTAGTCGCTGA
- a CDS encoding MMPL family transporter: MALIKFVLKRSKILFAIFLFLTALFTSFGIMKISINSDLTNLADKLDEVYKEQIDFLSKKLSSNTLIVLAHTEGNVDKTKKALELLKQRFEESGHIAETLKMDNPELFVKYGFLGLDTEILKQMSKTMNLNEINFLDFSQWRQTVTSLSLLYELAEDYSNRKGIEQYILVSPDRNIILINFTLRENLSEVKAISQAISDLRGIARDVSKATGVRFAFTGTPAGVYESNKQVQRDFAITSVVSLTGISLIVYLGYGSFSVLLCLFLSMVVGMCLTLGLAGLLVGEINIVTSFVNAMVLGLGIDYGIHVMTRISEYSKQANIEESVKESLSELLKPSLMALLTTIGAFSSMYFGLSKPFVQMATFSIVGMLSFYSTMMLFLPSLILMFRIRPAEQDRLKFLWWLFQLGKSRRFALVMIFIFIVLIPFGVLNLKEYWYTPSGLVAEKAESALAFSQLKQSFQRVGFGEICVVAKDLEELRKIDKLLRNSNLFIPPLSVLSLLEFSKFDGGKSTLDLYAQLSEMVNNPFLLAVFKRIGMYPQILDMLRLLKSSKDLTDILNELRKDVPLFFYEKDDQIMYVLYTDTVKDLYKNNHLKTVQNFLSSNGVKTFGTPTILYKIMEDMRKSMYQLTLLTVVGIFIMLLFGTRSLKGSLLIVTAVLLSIFVTFGIGVLFKIHSTFMTLLLIPLLLGLGVDGLVHMRYAILKNEEAHTYRTFRSVFLSIATTIAAFGSFSLARGKLLQEFGILMGIGFTVCFFITIVLSFHFFGGETRENCDVH; the protein is encoded by the coding sequence TTGGCTCTAATCAAGTTTGTGCTGAAACGTTCTAAAATCTTATTCGCCATTTTCTTATTCTTGACAGCTTTATTCACATCCTTCGGGATCATGAAAATCTCGATAAATTCCGATTTGACAAATTTGGCCGATAAGCTCGACGAAGTGTACAAAGAACAGATAGATTTCTTATCAAAAAAGCTATCCTCGAATACCTTAATAGTACTCGCCCACACTGAGGGAAATGTAGATAAAACTAAGAAAGCTCTAGAACTTCTCAAACAACGTTTTGAGGAAAGTGGACATATTGCTGAAACATTGAAGATGGACAATCCTGAACTATTCGTAAAATATGGTTTTCTAGGTCTAGATACAGAGATTCTGAAGCAAATGAGTAAAACGATGAATCTAAATGAGATCAATTTCCTTGATTTTTCCCAATGGAGGCAAACTGTCACCTCGTTGTCGCTGCTATATGAACTTGCTGAAGACTATTCTAATAGGAAAGGAATCGAACAATACATATTGGTATCCCCCGATCGAAACATAATTTTGATTAATTTCACACTGAGGGAGAATTTGAGCGAAGTTAAAGCTATCAGTCAAGCCATCTCTGATCTGCGTGGTATAGCGAGAGACGTTAGTAAGGCCACCGGTGTCAGATTTGCTTTCACTGGAACTCCGGCAGGTGTATACGAATCAAATAAACAAGTGCAGAGAGATTTTGCGATTACTTCTGTAGTTTCATTGACGGGTATTAGCTTGATAGTTTATTTAGGATATGGAAGTTTCAGCGTTCTTTTGTGCCTTTTTCTTTCGATGGTGGTCGGTATGTGCTTGACTCTCGGTTTAGCAGGTTTACTAGTTGGTGAAATCAACATAGTTACCTCTTTCGTGAACGCGATGGTTCTCGGTTTAGGAATAGATTATGGCATCCACGTCATGACAAGGATCAGTGAATACTCTAAGCAAGCGAACATCGAAGAGAGTGTGAAAGAATCACTCTCAGAGCTCCTCAAACCCAGCTTAATGGCTCTTTTGACGACCATTGGTGCCTTCTCCTCCATGTACTTTGGTTTATCTAAACCTTTCGTTCAAATGGCTACTTTCTCCATAGTGGGCATGTTATCCTTTTACTCAACGATGATGCTTTTCTTGCCATCTTTGATACTCATGTTTAGAATCCGTCCCGCAGAGCAAGATAGACTTAAATTCTTATGGTGGCTTTTTCAACTAGGTAAGTCTAGAAGATTTGCACTAGTAATGATCTTTATTTTCATTGTTCTGATTCCATTTGGAGTGTTGAACCTGAAAGAGTATTGGTACACACCATCTGGACTCGTTGCAGAGAAAGCGGAATCAGCTTTAGCCTTTTCTCAACTCAAGCAAAGCTTTCAAAGAGTAGGGTTCGGTGAAATTTGTGTCGTAGCAAAGGACCTGGAAGAGCTGCGCAAGATCGATAAACTTTTAAGGAATTCAAATCTTTTCATACCACCTCTTTCAGTGCTGAGCTTACTAGAATTCTCCAAATTTGATGGTGGTAAAAGTACGCTCGATTTGTACGCACAACTCAGTGAAATGGTGAACAACCCGTTCCTTTTGGCCGTTTTCAAAAGAATCGGAATGTATCCTCAAATACTTGACATGCTTAGACTCCTCAAGAGTTCAAAAGATCTAACTGATATCTTAAATGAACTTAGAAAGGACGTTCCTCTTTTCTTCTATGAAAAAGATGATCAAATCATGTATGTGCTTTATACAGACACAGTGAAAGATCTATACAAAAACAATCACTTAAAAACGGTACAAAATTTTCTATCTTCCAACGGCGTCAAAACTTTCGGAACACCCACCATACTTTACAAGATCATGGAAGACATGAGAAAAAGCATGTATCAGTTAACACTCTTGACAGTAGTGGGCATTTTCATCATGTTATTGTTCGGTACCAGATCCTTGAAGGGTAGTCTGCTGATCGTTACAGCAGTGCTGTTATCAATCTTTGTGACGTTTGGTATCGGTGTACTCTTCAAAATTCACTCTACTTTCATGACATTGTTACTGATACCATTACTTTTAGGCTTGGGGGTTGATGGTTTAGTTCACATGAGGTACGCTATTTTGAAAAACGAAGAAGCTCACACTTATAGAACGTTCAGATCTGTCTTCCTTTCAATCGCAACGACTATAGCTGCCTTTGGGAGTTTCTCCCTCGCACGTGGAAAGCTGCTTCAAGAGTTTGGTATACTTATGGGAATAGGCTTCACAGTTTGTTTTTTCATCACCATCGTTTTGAGTTTTCATTTTTTCGGAGGTGAAACACGTGAGAATTGCGATGTTCACTGA
- a CDS encoding S4 domain-containing protein: MRIDKYLKQTGLIKRRVVAQQMIESGKVQVNGRNVRSSYEVKIGDVIRIIFPFREVEAMVTEENSFKILRESKREPL; encoded by the coding sequence GTGAGGATAGACAAATATTTAAAACAAACTGGTTTGATCAAACGCAGAGTAGTTGCACAGCAGATGATAGAAAGTGGGAAGGTTCAAGTTAATGGGAGGAATGTTAGATCATCTTATGAAGTGAAAATTGGTGATGTAATAAGAATAATCTTTCCATTTCGAGAAGTAGAGGCAATGGTCACAGAAGAAAATAGTTTCAAAATTCTGAGAGAATCTAAAAGAGAACCGCTTTGA
- a CDS encoding type II secretion system F family protein, translating into MPYFKYTALTPEGRRIGGTVQANNESQAIDLIRRRNYVVLKVQPVSEKTEIVLFGVHLNELVIFCRQLTTMVSAGVRLKDALSILSRQNVFSPRFRRIINNLVLSLEMGMSFSEALRNEKVFDQIFINLVSAGEEGGVLDKSLEKAADFYESSKKLHDEVRSAMAYPTFVLFFAIGVIFLITFYILPRLISVFGNIPTSGVVRFLMNANRYLSQNWLSVLITVILVITGGIVFSKTRYASYVKEWLATLFPPVAKLRNMMAVERFCRVLGTLTGSGVLLTKAIEMAAAASNSPKMIRVSKRVSERVREGASLRQAMLESGVFPQLVYEMVGTGEETGKLEEVLVKVAEFYEDQIRTGVKKLVSLVEPMLIAGVGGFIAFMALTMYSTIFQLQQTIGR; encoded by the coding sequence GTGCCGTATTTCAAGTATACGGCCTTGACACCCGAAGGAAGAAGAATAGGGGGAACTGTTCAAGCAAACAACGAATCTCAAGCTATAGATCTCATCAGAAGAAGGAACTACGTCGTTCTGAAAGTACAACCCGTCTCTGAGAAAACGGAGATAGTGCTCTTTGGTGTACATCTGAACGAATTAGTCATTTTCTGTCGCCAGCTCACTACGATGGTGAGTGCTGGAGTGAGACTTAAAGATGCCCTTTCTATACTCTCACGTCAAAATGTTTTCTCGCCCCGCTTCAGAAGGATCATTAATAACTTGGTTTTGTCGCTTGAAATGGGCATGTCCTTCTCAGAGGCTCTGAGAAATGAGAAAGTTTTCGATCAGATATTCATCAATCTAGTTTCTGCAGGAGAAGAAGGTGGTGTACTAGATAAATCTTTGGAAAAAGCTGCGGATTTCTATGAATCATCGAAGAAGTTACACGATGAGGTTAGATCGGCGATGGCGTATCCGACGTTTGTTCTCTTTTTCGCAATAGGAGTGATATTTTTGATAACTTTTTATATCCTGCCGAGGTTGATTTCCGTTTTCGGCAATATACCGACCAGCGGAGTCGTTAGGTTCTTGATGAATGCGAACAGATATTTGTCGCAGAATTGGCTATCAGTTTTGATAACAGTTATCCTGGTGATCACCGGTGGCATAGTTTTTTCAAAAACGAGATATGCTAGCTATGTCAAAGAATGGCTCGCCACACTTTTTCCACCAGTGGCAAAATTGAGGAACATGATGGCCGTAGAACGCTTTTGTAGGGTACTGGGTACACTGACAGGAAGTGGTGTCCTCCTGACGAAGGCTATCGAAATGGCCGCAGCGGCGTCGAACAGTCCAAAAATGATACGCGTGAGTAAACGTGTTAGCGAAAGAGTTCGTGAAGGTGCAAGCTTAAGGCAAGCGATGCTTGAGAGTGGGGTTTTTCCTCAACTCGTCTACGAAATGGTTGGAACCGGTGAGGAGACGGGTAAGCTCGAAGAGGTGCTTGTGAAAGTAGCAGAATTTTACGAAGATCAGATAAGAACTGGTGTGAAAAAACTAGTTTCCCTCGTTGAGCCAATGTTGATCGCAGGTGTCGGTGGATTCATTGCGTTCATGGCGTTGACCATGTACTCAACGATCTTCCAATTGCAACAGACTATAGGCAGGTGA
- a CDS encoding biotin--[acetyl-CoA-carboxylase] ligase, with protein MIGEKIIHLPITSSTNDFLKENWNIFPHGTVVVADVQTAGRGRFNRPWYSPEGGLWFSVLFKPRKNVKPNFYTKLCAVSIVRALKHLKIDAKLKWPNDIYADGKKLAGILTETIFKEEKLVAVIVGVGMNINNDIPEELNTKATSLKLLTNVEYKKLSVLSMILRQINKALKVYSKKPEALTRVWKNLLMQKEGQLVCVRTDDETLKGEIIAINEDSITLRTDRGLTSLTSLEIIGFQT; from the coding sequence ATGATCGGTGAAAAAATCATACATTTACCGATTACGAGCTCAACGAACGATTTTCTCAAAGAAAACTGGAATATTTTTCCGCACGGTACCGTGGTGGTGGCTGATGTACAAACGGCGGGGCGTGGTCGATTCAATAGACCTTGGTATTCACCCGAAGGAGGTCTTTGGTTTTCTGTACTTTTCAAGCCGAGGAAAAACGTCAAACCGAATTTTTACACCAAGTTGTGTGCTGTTTCTATTGTGAGAGCTTTGAAACATCTAAAAATAGATGCAAAATTGAAATGGCCAAATGATATCTACGCTGACGGAAAAAAGCTTGCAGGGATACTCACCGAAACTATTTTCAAGGAAGAAAAACTCGTAGCAGTGATCGTTGGAGTCGGTATGAACATAAACAACGATATTCCCGAGGAACTCAATACGAAGGCTACTAGTCTGAAGCTCTTGACCAACGTCGAGTATAAAAAGCTTTCAGTTCTATCCATGATCTTACGGCAGATCAACAAAGCTTTGAAAGTTTATTCGAAAAAACCTGAAGCTTTAACAAGAGTTTGGAAAAATCTTTTGATGCAAAAAGAAGGCCAGTTAGTCTGCGTTCGCACCGACGATGAAACGCTCAAGGGTGAAATAATAGCCATAAATGAAGATAGTATCACACTCAGGACGGACCGAGGTCTGACCAGTTTAACATCACTCGAGATAATAGGATTTCAAACGTGA
- a CDS encoding type II and III secretion system protein, with product MRKSFLLLLLIVSALIFATSLIKISPIFSPSGVTLSFEFDSDVSEKNVYLEKNASGSLISIYLQGIKPVLDSFFLPIAYGPVESLRIINTRQGSLAMVQLLVPKQPEMTLSRRTLKLFFPSSEKRLSIALTGGDLETAIKYLAEELKLNVVLSEAVKNHQVSLKLDNILPEDVLRNILVIVRVNNEPLAYSYMPDGTLHIGTRSDIATRFEKFWGVFEVKDEKIVQKLESLLSPNVVMSYLANKSVLFVYGDVQEQEIIAKILSLTPQIETREFISVGFIEETKKLLEALKGLYSFEYHLLDGLDKFILKSDPQTLDRVFHYLGELERSIKLKQVQQQRIEGTEQQTIQRTVTDVVRIIYPKEAIEILKKLNIGVEEISFGQLQLTAEPEKIELAKKILEDLGFFDVQQIRKITVPKAYSEKVLEALTQIIGLPVSRILAYEDKAVVNIALLAPASVQSTAEELIQRLIHIFTTTKLSEIFFLKDKDTSKQIATILNQVYDVEASSIENVLKITGTPQDVEKARRFIDTFVKQRHTKVLNLTVEQDLFIELKTLVELTFDVKLEANLRSLGLIIMSSEDKEQLELAAKEIENITKLLLKKPSETYELVPVVEGVDFNDLRLLMTEIYKVKIEKTQFFYLLVGQKESIDGAKQLLENIRRLVGKPIETTYKLVKVRNDLDINALTKAVGSVTKVELINIDNLLLVKGEETQISKAIELIKIIEENVPIKVEENKKQTVIVKQHIPNFPTEEFKTYLGKIGLDVDLEAFSTLGVVVISGQEEKVIKAGEEFERFSQMVLKKIQIQREEEQKRQEKPLKVRKISESAVAVECDNIPLKDIVEAVAKELGVSLIFVSSPQETITMKVSSIDWQQFKNVIEKNYGYSFIETENVTVFLKSSPTVDKTVEQKFIYKVSHNLDKIKSVVEFYGGKVYLDDLNDLLIITGIPRQVKEEVEKLIGELSKPLKQVEIEAKFIDRGLVDELTREGNIKLNMTPMSLEMGSSGGLNLSMGVIDLLDYRTILSLLGGATATVSLTAQTSNNLTDLLASPRIVTLSGKEARILIGEHVPYVAGIDENGRPIPAFMDVGIQLRITPTVRTDDTIHLRLFTEVSEVKERKLLGLDTYGKVSREAQTEVILKNGQTLVIGGLVQDKIVKNISKVPILGDLPFIGQLFRSVTDKKSKTELLIFITARVVEP from the coding sequence ATGAGGAAATCATTTTTGTTGTTGCTTTTAATCGTTAGCGCTCTGATTTTTGCAACTTCACTGATCAAAATCTCGCCTATTTTCAGCCCATCCGGTGTGACTCTGTCGTTCGAATTCGATAGCGATGTGAGTGAGAAAAATGTATATTTGGAGAAGAACGCCTCAGGCTCTCTAATTTCTATATACCTTCAAGGCATTAAACCAGTGCTCGATTCGTTCTTCCTACCCATTGCCTACGGGCCCGTTGAATCTTTGAGGATCATCAACACGCGTCAAGGAAGCCTGGCCATGGTTCAATTGCTCGTCCCGAAGCAACCTGAGATGACCCTGTCGCGACGAACGTTGAAATTATTCTTCCCATCATCCGAGAAGAGACTTAGTATCGCTCTGACTGGTGGGGATCTGGAAACTGCGATCAAATATTTGGCCGAAGAATTAAAGTTGAACGTCGTACTCTCTGAGGCGGTGAAAAACCATCAGGTTTCTTTGAAGTTAGACAATATACTGCCGGAAGATGTGCTCAGAAATATTTTGGTGATCGTTCGGGTCAACAACGAACCTTTAGCTTACAGTTACATGCCCGACGGAACCTTGCACATAGGCACGAGGAGCGACATCGCAACCAGATTTGAAAAATTTTGGGGTGTTTTCGAGGTTAAAGACGAGAAAATCGTTCAAAAACTCGAATCCTTGCTTTCTCCAAACGTTGTTATGAGCTATTTGGCAAACAAATCTGTACTCTTCGTTTACGGCGATGTCCAAGAACAAGAGATCATAGCGAAAATCCTATCGCTCACCCCCCAGATCGAGACTAGGGAATTCATCTCAGTTGGTTTTATCGAGGAAACCAAGAAGTTGTTGGAGGCATTGAAAGGTTTATACAGCTTTGAATACCATCTTCTCGATGGTCTTGATAAGTTCATTTTGAAATCTGATCCCCAAACGCTCGATAGAGTCTTCCACTATCTAGGTGAACTTGAAAGATCTATCAAATTGAAACAAGTCCAGCAACAAAGAATAGAGGGCACTGAACAACAAACGATTCAGCGAACAGTTACTGATGTGGTCAGGATCATATATCCTAAAGAAGCCATCGAGATTTTAAAAAAATTGAACATTGGGGTTGAAGAAATTTCCTTCGGTCAACTCCAATTGACTGCAGAACCTGAAAAGATTGAACTTGCCAAGAAGATCCTCGAAGATCTCGGTTTCTTTGATGTTCAACAAATCAGGAAGATCACGGTTCCGAAAGCTTACTCAGAGAAAGTTTTGGAAGCCCTAACACAGATCATCGGTTTGCCGGTTTCGCGCATTCTTGCCTACGAAGACAAAGCTGTTGTAAATATTGCCCTACTGGCGCCCGCATCTGTACAAAGCACTGCTGAAGAACTCATCCAACGTTTAATACACATTTTCACAACGACCAAACTCAGCGAGATTTTCTTCCTCAAGGATAAAGACACATCTAAGCAAATCGCAACAATTCTCAATCAAGTTTATGATGTAGAAGCGAGCAGCATTGAGAATGTCTTGAAAATCACTGGTACGCCTCAAGATGTAGAGAAAGCGAGAAGATTCATTGATACCTTTGTAAAGCAAAGACACACTAAGGTATTAAACCTGACTGTAGAGCAAGATTTGTTCATAGAGCTCAAAACTCTTGTTGAATTGACGTTCGATGTCAAACTTGAAGCGAATTTGAGATCGCTCGGTTTGATAATCATGAGTTCCGAAGACAAAGAACAACTCGAATTGGCTGCCAAAGAGATTGAAAACATTACGAAGCTTTTGCTGAAAAAACCATCGGAAACCTATGAACTGGTACCAGTTGTCGAAGGTGTTGATTTCAACGATTTAAGGCTGTTGATGACCGAAATCTACAAAGTGAAGATCGAAAAGACACAGTTTTTTTACCTGCTTGTGGGTCAGAAAGAGTCAATTGATGGTGCAAAACAGCTTCTAGAAAATATCCGGAGATTGGTTGGAAAACCTATCGAGACAACTTACAAACTCGTGAAGGTCAGAAACGATCTGGACATCAATGCTTTGACAAAAGCAGTCGGTAGTGTTACTAAGGTAGAATTGATCAACATCGATAATCTCTTACTAGTTAAAGGTGAAGAAACACAGATTTCTAAAGCGATTGAACTTATCAAAATCATTGAAGAGAATGTCCCCATCAAGGTTGAAGAAAACAAAAAGCAAACCGTGATTGTGAAACAGCATATACCAAACTTCCCCACCGAAGAGTTCAAAACCTATCTGGGGAAGATCGGTTTAGATGTAGACCTTGAGGCATTCTCTACGTTGGGTGTAGTAGTCATATCTGGTCAAGAGGAGAAAGTGATCAAAGCTGGTGAAGAATTCGAAAGATTCTCTCAGATGGTTCTGAAGAAGATACAAATTCAGAGAGAAGAAGAACAAAAAAGACAAGAAAAACCTTTGAAAGTGAGGAAGATTTCAGAAAGCGCTGTTGCTGTAGAATGTGACAACATACCACTCAAGGACATCGTTGAAGCTGTGGCAAAAGAGCTTGGTGTTTCACTCATTTTTGTCTCTTCTCCACAAGAGACCATTACGATGAAAGTTTCCTCCATCGATTGGCAACAATTCAAGAACGTCATCGAGAAGAACTACGGTTATTCCTTCATAGAAACAGAGAATGTGACTGTTTTTTTGAAGTCATCCCCTACAGTTGATAAAACTGTCGAGCAAAAGTTTATTTACAAAGTTTCCCACAACTTAGATAAAATAAAATCCGTTGTCGAATTCTATGGTGGGAAAGTTTATCTGGATGATCTGAACGATTTGCTCATCATAACTGGTATCCCACGACAAGTTAAAGAAGAGGTGGAAAAGCTCATTGGCGAACTCTCCAAGCCTTTGAAACAGGTTGAGATAGAGGCAAAATTTATTGATAGAGGGTTAGTCGATGAACTAACCAGGGAAGGAAACATCAAACTCAACATGACTCCAATGTCGCTGGAGATGGGTAGTTCAGGAGGATTGAACCTTTCTATGGGAGTAATCGACCTATTGGATTATAGAACGATCTTGAGCCTACTTGGAGGGGCCACCGCAACTGTATCTTTGACTGCTCAAACTTCTAACAATTTAACTGATCTTCTAGCGAGTCCGAGGATAGTAACACTGAGTGGTAAAGAAGCTCGTATCTTAATTGGTGAGCACGTTCCATACGTTGCAGGCATAGATGAAAATGGTCGTCCAATACCAGCGTTTATGG